From a single Paludibacter jiangxiensis genomic region:
- a CDS encoding glycosyltransferase family 39 protein, whose translation MIQETNFYLSKYYSNKAIAAFFIAIAVCNLLFFHKMLPVQWMVSATIEAVCFFYFTQSLSRQWIRYSEKRFAKKLFITTLILRVSWVFVAYFLYTWLNGEPFEFAAADSHFYQSISGEFADFIKTGNWSGIANYPKLDASDTGYPVWLAIVHLFFGDSILMPRLINAVLGAYTAVLLYKFTTRNFGEAAGRLTGIMCMLLPNFFFYVGIHLKETFMIFLVVSYAYNADNLLRSTKLTWQNIALTILGALVLFFFRTVLGVIALFALFTAFVFSKGRNMKKWGKRIIIALWVFFCIGALLSGRIIQEIEILYKYSGSNQATGMQYRSVQEGGNSFARYGSMAVFAPMIVAIPFPTFTEANEEQQNQMMFSGGYFVKNIFSFFVIVAMIILIRRKEWREHLFLISFFVAYLLAIAKSNFAVSERFHLPAMPFLLAMAAFGMTRIGKKEKKWFTPYVFFIVLVVIGWNWFKLAGRGLS comes from the coding sequence ATGATACAGGAAACAAATTTTTATCTATCCAAGTATTACAGCAACAAGGCAATTGCGGCTTTTTTTATTGCAATAGCAGTCTGCAACCTCCTCTTCTTTCACAAGATGCTGCCTGTGCAGTGGATGGTATCGGCCACCATTGAAGCGGTCTGTTTCTTTTACTTCACACAGTCACTCTCCCGGCAATGGATTCGTTATTCTGAAAAACGTTTTGCAAAAAAACTCTTTATAACGACACTGATTTTAAGAGTTTCATGGGTTTTTGTAGCCTATTTTTTATACACTTGGCTCAACGGTGAGCCTTTTGAATTTGCTGCTGCCGACTCTCATTTTTACCAGTCTATTTCGGGAGAATTTGCAGATTTTATCAAAACCGGAAACTGGAGTGGCATTGCCAATTACCCCAAGCTGGATGCTTCTGACACCGGCTATCCTGTATGGTTAGCTATCGTACATCTGTTTTTCGGAGATTCGATACTAATGCCACGCTTAATTAATGCTGTTTTAGGTGCGTATACAGCAGTCTTGCTTTACAAATTTACAACCCGTAATTTTGGCGAAGCAGCAGGCCGTTTGACGGGCATCATGTGTATGCTTCTTCCGAACTTTTTCTTTTACGTTGGTATTCACCTGAAGGAAACATTCATGATTTTCCTGGTTGTCTCTTACGCCTACAATGCTGACAACCTGCTAAGATCCACTAAACTTACCTGGCAAAATATCGCACTCACAATTCTGGGTGCGCTGGTACTCTTTTTCTTCAGAACCGTTTTAGGAGTTATCGCCTTGTTTGCACTCTTTACTGCGTTCGTATTCTCGAAAGGACGCAACATGAAAAAATGGGGCAAAAGAATTATCATCGCTTTATGGGTATTCTTTTGCATCGGCGCCTTACTTTCCGGACGGATTATTCAGGAGATAGAAATACTATACAAATACAGCGGATCGAATCAGGCTACCGGCATGCAATACCGCTCCGTGCAAGAAGGAGGCAACTCTTTTGCACGCTATGGTTCGATGGCTGTATTCGCACCAATGATTGTCGCCATTCCTTTTCCCACTTTTACGGAGGCAAACGAAGAACAACAAAACCAGATGATGTTTTCCGGGGGATATTTCGTGAAAAACATTTTCAGTTTCTTCGTCATTGTGGCGATGATTATTCTTATTCGACGTAAAGAATGGAGGGAACACCTCTTCCTTATTTCGTTTTTCGTAGCCTACCTGTTGGCCATTGCAAAGAGTAATTTTGCCGTTTCCGAACGATTTCACCTGCCTGCCATGCCTTTCCTTCTGGCAATGGCCGCATTTGGAATGACTCGAATCGGCAAAAAAGAGAAGAAATGGTTCACTCCTTATGTATTTTTTATTGTTCTTGTCGTTATCGGATGGAATTGGTTTAAACTTGCCGGGCGAGGCCTCTCCTGA
- the prfA gene encoding peptide chain release factor 1 — MDHNTLLSRLEGLSGRFEEVSTLITDPAVIADMKRFVKLNKEYHDLEKIVAARNEYKLALDHLNEAKTLLDTESDPEMREMAKAEIDDIQSRLPQMEEEIKLMLVPNDPQDSKNAILEIRAGTGGDEASIFAGDLWRMYSKYCETKGWKTQVTSFSEGTSGGYKEIVMEVSGENVYGTLKYESGVHRVQRVPATETQGRVHTSAATVAVLPEAEEFDVEVKESDIRVDIFCASGHGGQSVNTTYSAIRLVHLPTGITVQCQDEKSQLKNKAKAMVELRSRIYNMEYQKYLDEIASKRKTMVSTGDRSAKIRTYNYPQSRVTDHRIDLTLYNLPTIMDGELQPIIDKLIVAENAERLKESEL; from the coding sequence ATGGACCACAATACATTACTATCCCGACTGGAAGGATTATCCGGTCGTTTCGAAGAAGTTTCCACACTTATTACCGACCCGGCAGTAATAGCCGACATGAAACGGTTCGTAAAACTCAACAAAGAGTATCACGATCTGGAGAAGATTGTGGCTGCCCGTAACGAATACAAACTTGCACTTGACCACCTAAATGAGGCTAAAACGCTGCTAGATACCGAATCGGATCCAGAAATGAGGGAAATGGCCAAGGCCGAAATTGATGATATTCAAAGTCGCCTGCCGCAAATGGAGGAAGAGATCAAGCTGATGCTGGTTCCAAACGATCCGCAGGACAGCAAAAATGCCATTCTCGAAATACGTGCAGGTACAGGCGGCGACGAGGCATCTATTTTTGCCGGTGACCTGTGGCGCATGTACTCCAAATATTGCGAGACTAAAGGTTGGAAAACACAGGTTACCAGTTTTAGCGAAGGAACATCCGGAGGTTACAAAGAAATTGTGATGGAAGTATCCGGCGAAAATGTCTATGGCACCCTGAAATATGAATCGGGTGTTCACCGCGTTCAGCGCGTACCGGCAACCGAAACCCAGGGTCGTGTACACACCTCGGCTGCGACTGTTGCCGTACTTCCGGAAGCAGAAGAATTTGATGTAGAGGTGAAAGAGTCGGATATCCGTGTCGATATTTTCTGCGCCTCAGGGCACGGAGGACAGTCGGTAAACACCACCTACTCCGCTATCCGCCTGGTGCACTTACCGACAGGCATCACCGTTCAGTGCCAGGACGAAAAATCACAGCTAAAAAACAAAGCCAAAGCCATGGTGGAACTCCGTAGCCGTATCTACAACATGGAGTACCAAAAATACCTTGATGAGATTGCCTCCAAACGTAAAACAATGGTTTCTACCGGTGACCGTTCGGCTAAAATACGGACATACAACTACCCGCAAAGCCGCGTTACGGATCATCGCATTGACCTGACGCTCTACAACCTGCCCACCATTATGGATGGCGAATTGCAACCCATCATCGACAAACTAATTGTGGCAGAAAACGCAGAACGGTTGAAAGAATCGGAATTGTAA